In Sutterella faecalis, a genomic segment contains:
- a CDS encoding glycosyltransferase family 9 protein, producing the protein MKILIVSLRYLGDCLLAAALAPAIKEKLPDAQVDLLTFKDNRGILEGISAIDNVIGVEHHPNKFRQALDHIRSWNSYDWALSRMNNTRATLYCWASAKHQIMPPTAGKSSDLWIRMLITNFTRPAPGHMLDILSSLAEPVIGANAVIRPVAPDAELSGDLRNELARLGPYIACHPCSRYQDKNWSISGWKKLLQETINAGYGICLTGGPSETEKKYIQSITEDLPQEKLCVIAGRASFGQTGRAIREARAYVGVDTATTHIAAATGTPCIALFGPTSVETWGPAPQSGLPHNFNNKLDLQTIGNTTIVRRDNPEPCGGCRSHNHLCAHFTPPELSRCMQSIPAEKVWRVLSNVL; encoded by the coding sequence ATGAAAATCCTGATCGTGTCCCTGCGTTATCTCGGCGACTGCCTTCTTGCAGCAGCGCTTGCTCCGGCGATAAAGGAGAAGCTCCCGGACGCTCAGGTTGACCTTCTTACCTTCAAGGACAATCGAGGAATTCTTGAAGGCATTTCTGCCATCGACAACGTCATCGGCGTTGAGCACCATCCCAATAAATTCCGGCAGGCGCTTGATCACATCCGGTCATGGAACAGCTATGACTGGGCGCTGTCCCGCATGAACAACACTCGAGCGACGCTTTACTGCTGGGCGAGCGCCAAACATCAGATCATGCCGCCCACTGCAGGGAAAAGTTCCGACCTTTGGATTCGTATGCTCATTACAAATTTCACGCGACCGGCTCCTGGTCACATGCTCGACATTCTTTCCTCGCTCGCTGAACCCGTGATCGGAGCCAACGCTGTTATTCGTCCTGTAGCGCCTGATGCGGAACTCTCCGGTGACCTGCGCAATGAGCTGGCCCGACTGGGGCCCTACATTGCCTGTCATCCCTGCTCCCGCTATCAGGATAAAAACTGGTCCATTTCAGGTTGGAAAAAGTTGCTGCAGGAAACCATCAATGCCGGATATGGAATCTGCCTCACAGGTGGCCCTAGCGAAACTGAAAAAAAATACATTCAGTCAATTACAGAAGATCTCCCTCAAGAAAAACTCTGTGTTATCGCAGGAAGAGCGTCTTTTGGACAAACCGGCAGAGCTATCCGGGAAGCGCGGGCTTATGTAGGCGTAGATACCGCTACTACGCATATAGCCGCAGCCACAGGCACTCCATGCATTGCGCTTTTTGGTCCCACATCCGTGGAAACCTGGGGACCAGCCCCTCAATCAGGCCTTCCGCATAATTTCAACAACAAGCTTGACTTGCAGACAATTGGCAACACCACCATTGTCCGTCGAGATAACCCTGAACCTTGCGGCGGCTGCCGGAGTCATAACCATCTGTGCGCGCATTTCACACCCCCGGAACTTTCCCGCTGCATGCAGAGCATTCCAGCCGAAAAGGTCTGGAGAGTACTTTCAAATGTTCTTTGA
- a CDS encoding glycosyltransferase translates to MGRYILDLIEGLNSLGIHPTIFTKKIDPSVCQNLRFESVVINCKLLPTKLRDYYFNFRLDSLMKHRQFDAILSTNRYPGATISFCGGTHIGYLRGIGKKTSFFDKKMIALESKCYQQSQLVIAHSDGMSREICDLYGISKEKVQTVYPPIDGTRFNAEPATAAEIQSFREAFGVPKDHTVFLIPSAGSQYVKGMDILQRFFSSTALPVTLLVAGRPVEEVRNVKYIGFRKDMERVYKLVDYTILASRYEAFGLVAVESVFSGTPVVLTPNVYSNEVIAPDGKIILDTSSDSSITIAIQNAIMNKHRLSNAAQLVSPQYTPYEHAKRVLTAAHLI, encoded by the coding sequence ATGGGTCGCTACATCCTTGACCTCATAGAAGGTCTTAACTCCCTAGGTATTCATCCAACCATTTTTACCAAGAAAATTGACCCTTCTGTCTGCCAAAATCTGCGATTCGAATCCGTTGTCATCAACTGCAAGTTGCTTCCTACAAAGTTACGAGACTACTATTTCAACTTTCGCCTCGATTCATTAATGAAGCATCGGCAATTCGACGCAATCCTATCGACCAATCGTTACCCTGGCGCTACGATTTCGTTTTGCGGCGGAACCCATATTGGTTACCTAAGAGGCATAGGTAAAAAAACTTCATTTTTCGACAAAAAAATGATTGCGCTTGAATCAAAGTGCTATCAGCAAAGTCAACTCGTTATTGCTCATTCTGATGGCATGAGCCGCGAAATTTGTGATCTATACGGCATCTCTAAAGAGAAGGTGCAGACTGTTTACCCGCCGATTGATGGAACCCGTTTCAATGCAGAACCCGCCACCGCAGCTGAAATTCAATCTTTTAGAGAGGCGTTTGGAGTTCCTAAAGATCACACTGTTTTTCTGATTCCCTCTGCGGGCAGTCAATACGTCAAAGGGATGGACATTCTCCAGCGCTTTTTCAGCAGCACTGCACTACCTGTTACGCTCCTCGTCGCCGGGCGTCCCGTAGAGGAGGTAAGGAACGTTAAGTACATTGGCTTCCGCAAGGATATGGAACGTGTCTATAAACTTGTGGACTATACGATCCTTGCTTCCCGCTACGAAGCTTTTGGACTTGTCGCAGTCGAAAGCGTTTTTTCCGGAACTCCAGTTGTCCTTACCCCCAACGTGTATTCCAATGAAGTGATCGCACCGGATGGCAAAATTATCCTGGATACGAGCTCCGATTCCAGCATTACCATTGCAATTCAGAACGCAATCATGAACAAGCATCGCCTCAGCAATGCTGCTCAGTTGGTATCCCCTCAGTACACGCCATATGAGCATGCAAAGCGAGTGCTGACAGCAGCTCATTTAATTTGA
- a CDS encoding glycosyltransferase family 9 protein has translation MTQILCRLPNHVGDCCMALPGLRLLEASGLTPVLTGKRWAEDLLAGTGWRFEPIEGHVTEDFSRIRNIARHFGTAPKGLLFPNSLSSALLYALGGIKSAGYPTDWRRLFLDKSVPEPGKMHEVERFFTLAHGALEAWDIKPAWDKVPPSLGLTPLKRHEAGARNLMQELKIPENFALLAPIARGLHHGKKKHWEHFNALCTPLRDLGIEPVVFPSVREADLARAACPDAMICPPTTLGTLAALAKRSRMVIANDSGLSHVAAAVGAPQITLIGVTDPSRTAPWNPRAIVLGKEGAWPTLEEVLAAIKKLAS, from the coding sequence ATGACCCAAATTCTTTGCAGACTTCCCAATCATGTCGGCGACTGCTGCATGGCACTGCCTGGCCTCAGGCTTCTGGAGGCAAGTGGCCTCACACCAGTTCTGACCGGCAAGCGCTGGGCGGAGGATCTTCTTGCGGGGACGGGCTGGCGCTTTGAACCGATTGAAGGTCACGTCACTGAAGATTTTTCACGCATCCGTAATATTGCGCGGCACTTCGGTACGGCACCCAAAGGTTTGCTTTTTCCAAATTCCTTAAGTTCTGCACTTCTCTACGCGTTGGGTGGCATTAAAAGCGCCGGTTATCCAACCGACTGGCGTCGACTATTCCTCGACAAGTCCGTCCCCGAACCCGGAAAAATGCACGAGGTCGAACGCTTTTTCACTCTGGCTCACGGAGCTCTTGAAGCATGGGACATCAAGCCCGCATGGGATAAGGTTCCGCCGTCTCTCGGTCTGACGCCGCTGAAGCGCCATGAGGCAGGTGCACGAAATCTGATGCAGGAACTCAAGATCCCCGAAAATTTTGCGCTTCTTGCACCTATTGCCCGCGGCCTTCATCACGGCAAAAAGAAGCATTGGGAACATTTCAATGCGCTCTGCACACCGTTGAGAGATCTTGGCATTGAACCCGTCGTCTTCCCGTCAGTGCGCGAGGCAGATTTAGCCCGTGCCGCATGTCCGGATGCCATGATCTGCCCGCCGACAACGCTCGGCACGCTTGCCGCGCTTGCCAAGCGCTCCCGCATGGTTATTGCGAACGATTCGGGTCTCAGTCATGTGGCGGCGGCTGTCGGCGCTCCTCAGATCACGCTGATCGGCGTCACGGATCCTTCCCGCACGGCTCCCTGGAACCCCAGGGCCATTGTGCTCGGCAAGGAAGGCGCCTGGCCGACGCTGGAAGAAGTGCTGGCAGCCATCAAGAAACTGGCGTCATGA
- the recN gene encoding DNA repair protein RecN: MLTTLNLKDFVIVDQLSLDLSSGFTVLTGETGAGKSILIDAIQLIRGGRGDADLVRQGCERANIIAEFSLGDASRHWLEENDLLETGAGSVLVRRAIDRNGRSRAWINGISVTLSQLRELGDTLADIQGQHAHQLLLKPQCQLKLLDAYAEDAAILGEVKNAHAEWSAAARRLAEATSGADIRTARIEQLNWLLEDLDALSPKKGEWEELNQEHSRLAHAVSITEGLNESIEWLTQGENAAGDLVTKAQMRVDSLSEYDERLKNISETLTTAAELIDDAAGDLENILDRTDTDGARFEKVDRRVSRYFNLARKYRTEPEALFELEAESRKRLEELKGEENLEALQKAEALARKAYDAKAKLLTQARRSAAEKFARAVTEEMQHLSMKGGRFEVALEACAPSEHGSEKCEFLMAGHPGVDVSPLAKVASGGELSRIGLAIFTLSSRNTTVPTLIFDEVDSGVGGATGEVVGRMMKKLGESRQVLCVTHLPQVAACGDHHLKVEKISDGFETVSYLKELFGQARVDEIARMLGGLLITQKTKVLAEEMVKSGEAS, translated from the coding sequence ATGCTCACAACGCTCAATCTCAAGGATTTCGTCATTGTTGATCAGCTTTCGCTTGATCTCTCTTCAGGCTTTACGGTGCTGACCGGCGAGACCGGTGCCGGCAAATCGATTCTGATTGACGCCATACAGCTCATCAGAGGCGGTCGAGGCGATGCGGATCTGGTGAGGCAGGGCTGTGAGCGAGCAAACATCATTGCGGAATTTTCCCTGGGTGATGCGTCCCGTCATTGGCTTGAGGAAAACGATCTTCTTGAAACCGGCGCGGGGAGTGTTCTGGTGCGTCGCGCCATTGACCGCAATGGGCGCTCCCGCGCATGGATTAACGGTATTTCCGTGACGCTCTCGCAGCTCAGGGAACTCGGGGATACGCTTGCCGACATCCAAGGGCAGCATGCGCACCAGCTCCTCCTGAAGCCTCAATGCCAGCTGAAGCTTCTGGACGCATACGCCGAGGATGCGGCGATTCTCGGCGAAGTTAAAAATGCGCATGCAGAGTGGAGCGCGGCTGCGCGCAGATTGGCAGAGGCCACTTCAGGGGCGGATATCCGTACCGCAAGGATTGAGCAGCTCAACTGGCTCCTTGAGGACCTGGATGCGCTTTCGCCTAAGAAGGGGGAATGGGAAGAACTCAATCAGGAACATTCACGGCTCGCACATGCCGTTTCCATTACAGAAGGGCTTAATGAGTCGATTGAATGGCTGACGCAGGGGGAAAATGCTGCGGGAGACCTGGTGACAAAGGCTCAGATGCGGGTTGACTCGCTTTCCGAATATGATGAGCGGCTCAAAAATATCAGCGAAACGCTGACGACTGCGGCCGAACTCATTGACGATGCTGCAGGCGACCTTGAGAACATCCTCGACCGTACGGATACGGATGGCGCGCGGTTTGAAAAGGTCGACAGGCGCGTGTCGCGCTACTTCAACCTGGCAAGGAAATACCGAACGGAACCCGAAGCGCTCTTCGAGTTGGAAGCCGAGAGCAGGAAGCGTCTGGAGGAGCTTAAGGGCGAAGAAAATCTTGAAGCGCTCCAGAAGGCTGAAGCGCTGGCGCGCAAAGCATACGATGCCAAGGCGAAGCTTCTTACCCAGGCGCGTCGCAGTGCAGCAGAGAAGTTTGCCCGGGCCGTTACAGAGGAAATGCAGCATCTTTCCATGAAGGGCGGCCGCTTTGAGGTGGCGTTGGAAGCGTGTGCGCCTTCAGAGCATGGCTCGGAAAAATGCGAATTTCTTATGGCCGGACACCCGGGGGTAGATGTGAGTCCGCTCGCCAAAGTTGCGTCCGGCGGCGAGCTTTCACGTATCGGACTCGCTATCTTTACGCTTTCCTCGCGCAATACCACAGTTCCAACGCTCATTTTCGACGAGGTGGACAGCGGCGTCGGCGGCGCAACCGGCGAAGTGGTCGGTCGAATGATGAAGAAGCTCGGGGAATCGCGTCAGGTGCTCTGCGTGACGCATCTTCCTCAGGTTGCCGCCTGCGGCGACCATCATCTCAAGGTCGAAAAAATATCTGATGGATTTGAGACGGTAAGCTACCTCAAGGAGCTTTTCGGACAGGCGCGTGTTGATGAGATAGCCCGCATGCTGGGCGGGCTTCTCATTACGCAGAAAACGAAAGTCCTTGCAGAGGAAATGGTGAAGTCGGGCGAAGCCTCATGA
- the rfbB gene encoding dTDP-glucose 4,6-dehydratase, which yields MILITGGAGFIGSNFILEWLQHHQEPVVNFDALTYAGNLENLNSVKGDPRYRFVLGNVADTDAVAEAFDRFHPRAVIHFAAESHVDRSISGPKIFIETNVLGTATLLEAARRYKDSLSEDERTAFRFINISTDEVYGFLTKEAPPAVEETPFDPSSPYSASKAAQDQLGRAYARTYGMPVITVRCTNNYGPRQYPEKLTPSVIKKALSGEPIPVYGSGLQIRDWIHVSDFCRAITLILEKGIPGEIYNVGASNERTNLEYIERICTRLDELKPSPQGSYAELIRHVSDRPGHDVRYGLNAGKLRRALGWKPLVEFSTGLDATLHWYLAHFSLQGKEP from the coding sequence ATGATCCTCATTACCGGCGGAGCCGGCTTTATCGGCTCAAACTTCATTCTCGAGTGGCTTCAGCATCATCAGGAGCCTGTGGTGAACTTTGATGCGCTCACCTACGCCGGGAATCTTGAGAACCTGAATTCTGTCAAAGGCGACCCGCGCTACCGCTTTGTCCTCGGGAATGTTGCCGACACTGATGCAGTTGCTGAAGCTTTCGACCGCTTTCATCCAAGAGCCGTTATTCACTTTGCGGCGGAAAGTCACGTGGACCGCTCGATTTCCGGCCCAAAGATCTTCATTGAAACCAATGTGCTCGGTACGGCCACGCTCCTTGAAGCCGCCCGCCGCTACAAAGATTCATTGAGCGAGGATGAGCGCACCGCTTTCCGCTTCATCAACATTTCAACGGATGAGGTCTATGGATTCCTGACGAAGGAAGCTCCGCCCGCCGTTGAAGAAACGCCTTTTGACCCGAGCAGCCCCTATTCGGCCAGCAAGGCTGCGCAGGACCAGCTCGGCCGCGCCTATGCCCGGACATATGGGATGCCCGTCATCACCGTACGCTGCACGAACAACTATGGGCCGCGTCAGTACCCCGAGAAGCTCACGCCCAGCGTGATTAAAAAAGCGCTCTCCGGCGAACCGATACCCGTTTACGGAAGCGGCCTTCAGATCCGCGACTGGATCCATGTTTCAGACTTCTGTCGTGCAATCACGCTGATTCTCGAAAAAGGAATCCCGGGGGAAATCTACAACGTGGGCGCAAGCAACGAACGCACGAATCTCGAATACATCGAGCGCATCTGCACTCGCCTTGACGAGCTGAAGCCCAGCCCTCAGGGGTCTTATGCTGAACTCATCCGGCATGTCTCCGATCGTCCGGGCCATGATGTTCGATATGGACTCAATGCCGGAAAGCTTCGCCGGGCGCTCGGCTGGAAGCCATTGGTAGAGTTCTCCACTGGCCTGGATGCCACGCTTCACTGGTATCTTGCTCACTTCTCCCTGCAAGGTAAGGAACCATAA
- a CDS encoding DMT family transporter, which yields MMLTGFIYGVAACALWGLVYMIPLWLAAYDPLLIALARYTIFGALSTALLFFNLRYVRQMTAGDWWSAIALGVIGNLFFYWLLASAVQLAGAPIAGAFTAVIPISVAIVANLSAARVGHGVAWGKLVLPLSVVGAGMVCLNWTEFAYFLQTSSEPPSGFWLGVFYAFLSLLVWTWYPLSNAEWLIRHRGKMSPMFWTAAQGAGALPASLVGLIWYVWNDGGIMHALGETPEKFAAGVVFLGLVCSWLAICFWNAMSQRLPRALGGQMIIFETIFAVIYAHIMREQMPTALMSIGMVLLLVGVFMSVRVFQHHSKNI from the coding sequence ATGATGCTGACCGGTTTTATATACGGTGTTGCCGCCTGCGCGCTCTGGGGACTGGTCTACATGATCCCGCTCTGGCTTGCCGCTTATGATCCCCTGTTGATCGCACTGGCGCGCTACACCATCTTCGGAGCCTTGTCGACGGCTCTGCTCTTCTTCAACCTGCGGTATGTGCGTCAGATGACAGCGGGCGACTGGTGGAGTGCGATCGCTCTGGGAGTCATCGGCAACCTCTTTTTCTACTGGCTTTTGGCTTCAGCCGTTCAACTAGCCGGTGCTCCAATTGCCGGAGCCTTCACTGCCGTTATTCCCATCAGCGTGGCAATCGTTGCGAATCTCTCAGCAGCCCGCGTCGGACATGGGGTTGCCTGGGGGAAGCTTGTCCTTCCGCTTTCAGTGGTTGGAGCCGGAATGGTATGTCTCAACTGGACCGAGTTTGCATACTTTCTTCAGACATCGTCAGAGCCGCCTTCAGGCTTCTGGCTTGGCGTCTTCTATGCCTTTCTCAGCCTGCTTGTCTGGACCTGGTATCCCTTAAGCAATGCAGAATGGCTCATTCGGCACCGAGGCAAGATGTCTCCGATGTTCTGGACGGCCGCTCAGGGAGCAGGAGCACTCCCTGCATCACTGGTAGGTCTTATCTGGTATGTCTGGAATGATGGCGGAATCATGCATGCACTTGGCGAGACCCCGGAAAAGTTTGCAGCGGGCGTTGTTTTTCTGGGATTGGTCTGCTCATGGCTCGCGATTTGCTTCTGGAATGCCATGAGTCAGCGCCTGCCGAGGGCGTTGGGCGGACAGATGATTATTTTTGAAACGATCTTTGCCGTCATCTATGCGCACATCATGCGGGAACAAATGCCGACGGCACTCATGAGCATCGGCATGGTATTGCTCCTCGTTGGCGTGTTCATGTCCGTTCGTGTTTTCCAGCACCATTCAAAGAACATTTGA
- the rng gene encoding ribonuclease G, with translation MEQILINSSREEARVAILEDGILKDILVERMCARGLVGNVYYGQVVRVLPGMQSAFLNVGLERTAFLHIAEIEGARTETGTLRPIETLLHEGQRLMVQVAKDPIGTKGARLTTTISLAGRKLVYLPNDTHIGVSQRIDDEALRERLREEVTALRPPEEKGGYIVRTSAEEGATEEEFRTDMTYLAHLWKEIQQKAREAKGPKLLYQDLTLSQRVLRDLVHEETASIEVDERSEFKALQAFARQFVPTAAEKLHFYEGETPLFELYGIDAELEKALGRRVDLKSGGYLVFDQTEAMTTIDVNTGAYVGKRDFSDTVFKTNLEAAQVIARQLRLRNLGGIIIVDFIDMAKDEHREAVLSELRRAVAHDRTKMTVSGFNELGLVAMTRKRTRESLAHVLCETCPICGGRGEIKTARTVCYEILREIVRLSKQYKDMKEYRILASQTVIDLLLEEESQALELLQQSVERPILLEVEAAYSQEEWDVILA, from the coding sequence GTGGAACAAATCCTTATCAACAGCTCCCGCGAGGAAGCGCGAGTTGCCATTTTAGAGGACGGCATCCTGAAGGACATCCTCGTTGAGCGCATGTGCGCACGGGGCCTCGTAGGAAACGTCTATTACGGTCAGGTAGTCCGCGTGCTTCCTGGCATGCAGAGCGCCTTTCTGAATGTTGGGCTTGAGCGCACGGCTTTCCTTCATATTGCAGAGATTGAAGGGGCGCGCACCGAAACCGGAACGCTTCGCCCGATCGAAACGCTTCTTCATGAGGGGCAGCGCCTGATGGTGCAGGTCGCGAAGGACCCGATCGGAACGAAGGGCGCGAGGCTCACGACAACGATTTCGCTCGCTGGCAGAAAGCTTGTTTATCTGCCTAACGACACGCACATCGGCGTCTCTCAGCGCATCGATGACGAAGCGCTTCGCGAACGGCTTCGGGAAGAAGTGACTGCACTTCGTCCCCCGGAAGAAAAAGGCGGCTACATTGTGCGCACGAGCGCTGAGGAAGGCGCGACGGAAGAAGAGTTCCGCACGGACATGACCTACCTTGCGCACCTCTGGAAGGAAATTCAGCAGAAGGCGCGCGAAGCGAAGGGGCCGAAGCTCCTCTATCAGGATCTCACGCTTTCGCAAAGGGTGCTTCGTGACCTCGTGCATGAGGAAACTGCTTCGATTGAGGTGGATGAGCGAAGCGAATTCAAGGCCCTCCAGGCATTTGCCCGACAGTTTGTTCCCACAGCGGCGGAAAAGCTTCATTTCTATGAAGGCGAGACGCCCCTCTTTGAGCTCTACGGCATTGACGCGGAGCTCGAGAAGGCGCTCGGCCGCCGGGTGGACCTTAAGAGCGGCGGCTATCTCGTTTTCGACCAGACCGAGGCAATGACGACGATCGACGTCAATACCGGCGCCTACGTGGGAAAACGCGACTTCAGCGATACGGTTTTTAAAACCAATCTCGAGGCGGCGCAGGTCATTGCACGGCAGCTGAGGCTCAGGAACCTGGGCGGCATCATCATCGTCGACTTCATCGATATGGCGAAGGATGAGCACCGTGAGGCAGTTTTGAGCGAACTGCGGCGTGCGGTCGCGCACGACCGCACCAAGATGACCGTGAGCGGCTTCAATGAGCTTGGGCTCGTAGCCATGACCAGAAAGCGCACGCGGGAATCGCTCGCGCATGTGCTCTGCGAAACCTGCCCGATTTGCGGGGGACGCGGCGAAATCAAGACGGCAAGGACGGTTTGCTATGAGATCCTCCGCGAGATCGTGAGGCTTTCGAAGCAATATAAAGACATGAAGGAATATCGGATTCTTGCC
- the msbA gene encoding lipid A export permease/ATP-binding protein MsbA produces MKLETTIPILGNPQLMRLFQYLPPYKGYIIGAAVCMILGGGASSLIALVLGKLTDMGFYQQDPIVLYLAPLALIGISVLHGGTQYFSQFLLVRASQGVLLEIRTLMFDRMLRWGDELFLKYRCGEVQAKFINEAATALSSAASVMTTIIRDCIQIVCLLAVLIWHNWLLTIVTFVTGPLLYLILRWVTKHIKRLTSRQQKSFGKLIGTIQETYNGERVVKIYNGYEYERQRFRAVNELLKDLTLKTQQIKAAGTPLTQLVSMCGVSIVVVFALLQAQAGLLTMGEFTTFLSAMLLLLPPIKHLSNVMGSTAAMTAAAESLFKMVDEIPEKDEGTQDVKRIQGEVIFDHVGFTYPGAEKATVTNFTLDVKPGEMIALVGSSGAGKSTLINLIPRFWNPTEGEIYFDGIPQKELTLESLRRQIALVSQDVVIFDDTIANNIAYGCKDSVTREQIEAAAEAAALTDFLKTLPDGLDTQVGANGSMLSGGQRQRLSIARAFLKNAPVLLLDEATSALDTESEKHIQKSLDTLLKGRTSFVVAHRLSTIINADRIVVMRDGGIAEIGSHEELLERQGFYHHLYTIQFSRSS; encoded by the coding sequence ATGAAACTTGAAACTACCATACCGATTTTAGGTAACCCTCAGCTCATGAGGCTCTTCCAGTACCTGCCTCCCTATAAGGGCTACATAATCGGTGCTGCCGTATGCATGATCCTTGGGGGTGGTGCATCTTCATTGATTGCCCTTGTGCTCGGGAAGCTCACGGACATGGGGTTTTATCAACAAGATCCAATTGTTCTTTATCTTGCCCCGCTCGCGCTGATAGGTATTTCGGTTCTTCATGGTGGAACACAATATTTCAGCCAGTTCCTGCTTGTACGTGCGTCACAGGGTGTTCTGCTGGAAATTAGAACCCTCATGTTCGATCGAATGCTTAGATGGGGTGACGAGCTCTTTCTTAAATATCGTTGTGGGGAAGTTCAGGCGAAGTTCATCAATGAAGCGGCTACGGCACTTTCAAGTGCTGCATCAGTGATGACAACGATCATCCGTGACTGCATACAGATTGTCTGTCTCCTTGCCGTGCTGATCTGGCACAACTGGCTGCTGACGATTGTCACTTTCGTGACAGGTCCGCTTCTTTACCTCATTCTGCGGTGGGTCACCAAGCACATCAAACGCTTGACTTCTAGACAGCAGAAAAGTTTTGGCAAGCTGATCGGGACGATTCAGGAAACTTACAACGGTGAGCGCGTTGTAAAGATTTATAACGGCTATGAATATGAGCGTCAGCGCTTTCGCGCAGTAAATGAGCTTCTCAAGGATCTGACGCTTAAAACACAACAGATTAAGGCCGCAGGGACTCCGCTGACTCAGCTTGTATCTATGTGCGGAGTCTCCATTGTTGTTGTGTTCGCTTTGCTCCAGGCTCAGGCTGGGTTGCTGACTATGGGGGAATTCACAACATTCCTCTCTGCCATGCTTCTCCTGCTCCCCCCCATCAAGCATCTTTCCAATGTGATGGGCTCAACGGCCGCCATGACAGCTGCCGCAGAAAGTCTTTTCAAGATGGTTGATGAGATACCGGAGAAAGATGAAGGGACGCAGGACGTTAAGCGCATTCAGGGGGAGGTTATCTTCGATCATGTAGGCTTTACGTATCCAGGTGCAGAAAAGGCGACAGTTACTAACTTCACCCTGGACGTGAAGCCTGGTGAAATGATCGCTCTTGTGGGGTCATCCGGTGCCGGTAAATCCACGCTCATCAACCTGATTCCGAGATTTTGGAATCCGACAGAGGGCGAGATTTACTTTGATGGTATTCCGCAGAAGGAACTTACCCTTGAAAGTCTGAGGCGGCAGATTGCTTTGGTGAGTCAGGATGTTGTGATTTTTGACGATACCATCGCAAACAACATTGCCTACGGTTGCAAAGATTCCGTGACGCGTGAGCAGATAGAGGCCGCGGCAGAAGCTGCTGCGCTGACGGATTTTCTTAAGACCTTACCCGATGGACTTGACACACAGGTTGGTGCCAACGGCAGCATGCTGTCGGGTGGTCAGCGTCAGCGCCTTTCCATTGCGCGAGCTTTCCTCAAAAATGCTCCCGTGCTGCTTCTTGACGAAGCCACCAGTGCACTGGATACGGAGAGCGAAAAGCATATTCAGAAGTCGCTCGATACGCTTCTCAAAGGGCGTACGTCTTTTGTGGTTGCTCATCGACTCTCGACGATCATCAATGCAGACCGCATTGTGGTCATGCGTGACGGCGGCATTGCCGAGATCGGCAGTCACGAAGAGCTCCTTGAGCGTCAGGGGTTCTACCATCATCTCTACACGATTCAGTTCAGCAGAAGCAGCTGA